CTTCTGGATCAGATCCTGCGCGCTCTTGAGCAGCGCCTTGCCGTCGTGTCCCTTGCCCGACACTTCCGAGACCCACGAGTCATAGACGTGCTGGCCGGCCTTCTCCCATTTCTTGAGTTCGGCCGCCGGGATGACGTTGAACTGGTTGCCGCGGTCCGACGCCAGTTTGCGCGCGGCGGCCGCCGACTCGTCCCACACCTTGCCGACCCACGCCGAGGCTTCGGCTCCGCCATTGGCGTCGATGACCTGCTTCAGGTCGGCCGGCAGGCTGTCGTACTTCGCCTTGTTCATCGCGAAGACGAACGCGGTCGTGTAGAGCGCGCGCGCTTTCGGATCGCCTTCGCTGTGGAACTTGACCAGTTCGTGGGCCTTGACCGCAGGGACGACTTCCCACGGCAGCATCGCTCCGTCGATGACGCCTTTCGACAGTGCCTCGGAAACCTGCGGCACCGGCATGCCGACCGGCGTCGCACCGAGCGCGGCGAGGAACTTGTTCGTCTGGCGCGTCGGCGCCCTCAGCTTGAGGCCGCGGAAGTCGGACTGCTGGGCGATCGGCCCTTTGACGAGATGCAGTTGGCCGCTGTCATGGACGTGGAACAGGATCGGATGAATGTCCTTGAACTCGGTCTGGTCGAGCTTGTTCACCGTGACGTATTCCC
Above is a genomic segment from Azoarcus sp. PA01 containing:
- a CDS encoding TRAP transporter substrate-binding protein, which codes for MSKGISAGFRVVAGVALALAVGAASAEEVTLKVHHFLPPGSTAHAKFITPWCDKINKESAGRLKCQIYPAMQLGGTPPQLIDQARDGIADIVWTLPGYSAGRFPAVEVFELPFMTKTAELSSRALWEYVTVNKLDQTEFKDIHPILFHVHDSGQLHLVKGPIAQQSDFRGLKLRAPTRQTNKFLAALGATPVGMPVPQVSEALSKGVIDGAMLPWEVVPAVKAHELVKFHSEGDPKARALYTTAFVFAMNKAKYDSLPADLKQVIDANGGAEASAWVGKVWDESAAAARKLASDRGNQFNVIPAAELKKWEKAGQHVYDSWVSEVSGKGHDGKALLKSAQDLIQKHDPI